The Sebastes fasciatus isolate fSebFas1 chromosome 4, fSebFas1.pri, whole genome shotgun sequence genome window below encodes:
- the uqcc6 gene encoding ubiquinol-cytochrome-c reductase complex assembly factor 6, whose translation MPAGVSWPRYLRMLGASVLAMFAGAQVVHQYYLPDLSVPEIPPKPGELKTELMGYKVREEAAAAALQQLKAEQKVD comes from the exons ATGCCAGCCGGTGTGTCCTGGCCTCGGTACCTGAGGATGCTTGGAGCCAGTGTACTGGCCATGTTTGCAGGAGCACAGGTCGTCCACCAGTACTACCTACCTGATCTG AGTGTACCAGAGATCCCACCAAAGCCTGGGGAGCTGAAGACAGAACTGATGGGCTATAAAGTCAGagaagaagctgctgctgctgcgttaCAGCAGCTGAAAGCAGAACAAAAGGTGGACTGA